One Calditrichia bacterium DNA window includes the following coding sequences:
- a CDS encoding T9SS type A sorting domain-containing protein, with product MKKLFLILIILTSVGFSQNFNLNINLKDGSTVTFSIDDIQKIEFGNLTAIEDGDKLHQFVQTFKLLQNYPNPFNPSTTIVYQLPKTSAVNVSVFDINGKLVKEILSKTQIEGSHEVVWDGTSQNGNRVASGIYIYAVKSGESILSKQMILIK from the coding sequence ATGAAGAAGCTTTTTTTAATCCTCATTATCCTGACTTCAGTTGGGTTTAGTCAAAATTTTAATCTGAACATAAACCTGAAAGATGGAAGCACGGTTACGTTTTCAATCGATGATATCCAAAAAATCGAATTTGGAAATTTAACCGCTATTGAAGATGGCGATAAACTGCATCAGTTTGTGCAAACATTTAAACTGTTGCAGAATTATCCAAATCCGTTCAATCCGTCTACGACGATTGTCTACCAATTGCCCAAAACGTCGGCCGTAAACGTTAGTGTTTTTGATATAAACGGTAAGCTCGTGAAAGAAATTTTGAGCAAAACCCAAATCGAAGGCTCACACGAAGTGGTGTGGGATGGCACAAGCCAGAATGGCAACCGCGTAGCTAGTGGCATTTATATTTATGCAGTAAAAAGCGGTGAAAGCATTCTGTCCAAACAAATGATATTAATTAAATAG
- a CDS encoding zinc-dependent metalloprotease, which produces MKYFIKMMLFLLIASCVFAQPKSGDGSQSPKTIAEKTAKMQQFEGFFTFYWDAENGKIWLEIDKLETEFLYVNALATGVGSNDIGLDRGQLGGERIVKFVRSGPKVLLLQPNYAFRAITENTAERLAVEEAFAQSVLWGGEVVAESGNSVLVDASSFFLRDAHNVTGTLSQSGQGSFSLDASRSAFYLPRTKNFPQNSEFEVTLTFAGNSPGSYVRQVVPTPQAITVRQHHSFVKLPENSYKPRVFDPRSGYFGIEYMDYATPISEPIVKRFIARHHLEKKNPGAAMSEAVEPIVYYLDPGTPEPIRSALLEGAQWWNQAFEAAGYQNAFQVKILPEGADPLDIRYSVIQWVHRSTRGWSYGSTVTDPRTGEILKGHVSLGSLRVRQDFLIAAGLLSPYESGKPVSPEMQEMALARIRQLSAHEVGHTLGLAHNFAASVNNRASVMDYPHPLATLDDTGNIDLSDAYDTGIGEWDKAAIAYGYQDFPEGTDEKSGLNAIVSQTISQGLKYISDADARPAGGAHPFAHLWDNGSNPVDELNRVLNVRSVALANFSENNIREDAPMATLEEVLVPIYLFHRYQLEGAAKLLGGLNYSYAVRGDGQTVTEMVPPSQQRYALAALIRTIQPEVLAIPENILRLIPPRPYGYWRDREMFDIRTGVTFDPLSAAETAADMTVGLLLHPERAARLVEYHARDNAFPGLAEVLDKVIQSTWQAKSETGYPGEIRRVVNNVVLYHLMALAANENAVPQVRAIAFLKLDELKTWLTTSKPKIKKDPNQFAEYVFAISQISQFQENPEKLRISKPGDPPAGSPIGADQSFDERSGWGCGWR; this is translated from the coding sequence ATGAAATATTTTATAAAAATGATGCTGTTTTTGCTGATTGCAAGCTGTGTTTTTGCGCAGCCGAAATCCGGCGACGGTTCCCAATCCCCGAAAACGATCGCAGAAAAAACCGCAAAAATGCAACAATTTGAGGGATTTTTTACCTTTTATTGGGATGCGGAAAACGGCAAAATCTGGCTGGAAATCGACAAATTAGAAACGGAATTTCTCTACGTAAACGCGTTGGCGACCGGCGTCGGTTCGAACGATATCGGGTTGGATCGCGGGCAATTGGGCGGCGAGCGCATCGTGAAATTTGTGCGAAGCGGTCCGAAAGTGCTGTTGCTCCAGCCGAATTATGCCTTCCGCGCGATCACCGAAAACACCGCCGAGCGATTGGCGGTTGAGGAAGCCTTCGCCCAATCCGTACTGTGGGGCGGCGAGGTTGTTGCGGAATCCGGCAACAGCGTGTTGGTCGATGCGAGCAGCTTTTTTCTGCGCGACGCGCACAACGTGACCGGTACGCTCAGCCAATCCGGTCAGGGCAGTTTTTCGCTGGATGCGTCGCGATCCGCGTTTTATCTCCCGCGAACCAAAAATTTTCCGCAAAATTCGGAATTCGAAGTAACGCTCACATTCGCCGGAAATTCACCCGGATCATACGTCCGGCAGGTGGTGCCGACGCCGCAGGCGATCACCGTTCGTCAACATCATTCGTTTGTGAAATTGCCGGAAAACAGCTACAAACCGCGTGTTTTTGATCCGCGATCCGGCTATTTCGGCATCGAATATATGGATTACGCAACGCCAATTTCCGAACCGATCGTGAAGCGGTTTATTGCCCGGCATCATCTGGAAAAGAAAAATCCCGGTGCGGCGATGAGCGAAGCGGTCGAACCGATTGTCTATTATCTCGATCCGGGCACGCCGGAACCGATTCGCTCCGCGTTGCTGGAAGGCGCGCAATGGTGGAACCAGGCGTTCGAAGCCGCCGGATACCAAAATGCGTTTCAGGTGAAAATATTGCCGGAAGGCGCCGATCCGCTGGATATTCGTTACAGCGTGATTCAATGGGTGCATCGCTCAACCCGTGGTTGGTCATACGGTTCCACCGTTACCGATCCGCGAACCGGCGAAATCCTGAAAGGTCACGTGTCGCTGGGCTCGTTGCGGGTGCGGCAAGATTTTCTGATCGCCGCCGGATTGCTGTCGCCATACGAAAGCGGGAAGCCGGTGTCGCCGGAAATGCAGGAAATGGCGCTGGCGCGGATTCGCCAATTGTCCGCGCACGAGGTTGGGCACACGCTCGGGCTGGCGCACAATTTTGCGGCCAGCGTCAACAATCGCGCGTCGGTGATGGATTATCCGCATCCGCTGGCAACGCTGGATGACACCGGCAATATCGATTTATCCGATGCGTATGACACCGGCATCGGCGAATGGGACAAAGCCGCAATCGCATACGGCTATCAGGATTTTCCCGAGGGAACCGACGAAAAATCCGGGCTGAATGCCATCGTCAGCCAGACGATTTCGCAGGGCTTGAAATATATTTCCGATGCGGATGCACGTCCGGCGGGCGGGGCGCATCCGTTTGCGCATTTGTGGGATAACGGCAGCAACCCCGTGGATGAGCTGAATCGCGTGCTGAACGTCCGCTCCGTCGCGCTGGCCAATTTTTCTGAAAACAACATCCGCGAAGATGCGCCGATGGCAACGCTGGAAGAAGTGTTGGTGCCAATTTACCTCTTTCATCGCTATCAATTGGAGGGCGCAGCCAAATTACTCGGCGGATTGAATTACTCGTATGCCGTTCGCGGCGACGGGCAAACCGTCACGGAAATGGTGCCGCCATCGCAACAACGGTACGCGTTGGCAGCGCTGATCCGCACGATTCAACCGGAAGTACTGGCGATCCCGGAGAATATTTTGCGACTGATCCCGCCGCGTCCGTACGGCTACTGGCGCGATCGCGAAATGTTCGACATCCGCACGGGAGTGACATTCGACCCGCTATCCGCTGCGGAAACGGCGGCAGATATGACTGTCGGATTGCTGCTGCATCCGGAACGGGCTGCGCGATTGGTGGAATATCACGCCCGCGACAACGCCTTTCCCGGGTTGGCGGAAGTGCTGGACAAAGTGATCCAATCCACCTGGCAGGCGAAATCAGAAACCGGTTATCCCGGGGAAATCCGGCGCGTGGTGAATAATGTGGTGCTGTATCATTTAATGGCATTGGCAGCAAACGAGAACGCTGTGCCGCAGGTGCGCGCAATCGCTTTTCTGAAACTCGATGAACTCAAAACGTGGTTAACGACATCCAAACCGAAAATTAAAAAAGATCCGAATCAGTTTGCCGAATATGTGTTCGCCATTTCCCAGATTTCCCAATTTCAGGAAAATCCGGAGAAACTCCGCATCTCCAAACCGGGCGATCCGCCGGCCGGTTCCCCGATTGGTGCGGATCAATCATTTGATGAACGATCCGGTTGGGGCTGTGGTTGGCGATAA
- a CDS encoding YeeE/YedE family protein yields MTPFPLSDGLGVWTGYLLYLMIGVSFGAVLEMAGFANSPKLAAQFYLKDMTVLKVMFTGVITAMVLIFLSTGMEVLDFEKVWVNPTYLWPGIVGGLIMGFGFIIGGFCPGTSLVALATLKIDGIFFTLGALTGIFFFGETVANFEGFWNSSYMGRYTLPEWLGLDTGVVVLLVVLMALFMFWGGEKLEKIFGEKNAAKTPKLQIAGAGALVAAAVALIAIGQPTLEDRWEWIADQKLPLLEERQVQIHPGELADLMKNDRINLVMLDLRDEADFNLFHLKDVKSVKTEQLASLAKAFKNEPGNTVFVLMSNDEQRATEGWKILAVKGIPNIYLLEGGINNWLNVYEHDGHEKCPPNVATADDALQHVFAAAIGDRYLSAEAETGSHESHVEFTAKVKLETKRKSKQGGCG; encoded by the coding sequence ATGACACCGTTTCCGCTTTCCGATGGTTTGGGCGTTTGGACCGGATATTTGTTGTATCTGATGATCGGTGTGAGTTTTGGCGCGGTGCTGGAAATGGCCGGATTCGCCAATTCGCCAAAACTGGCGGCACAATTTTATTTGAAAGATATGACTGTGCTGAAAGTGATGTTCACCGGCGTCATCACTGCGATGGTGCTGATCTTTTTATCAACCGGGATGGAAGTGCTCGATTTCGAAAAAGTTTGGGTCAATCCCACTTATCTGTGGCCGGGAATTGTCGGCGGATTGATTATGGGATTTGGATTCATCATCGGCGGATTTTGCCCCGGCACATCGCTGGTTGCGCTGGCGACGCTCAAAATTGACGGCATATTTTTTACGCTCGGCGCGCTGACCGGCATCTTCTTTTTTGGCGAAACCGTTGCCAATTTCGAAGGCTTCTGGAATTCCAGCTACATGGGTCGATACACGTTGCCGGAATGGCTTGGGCTGGATACCGGCGTGGTTGTGCTGCTGGTTGTGCTGATGGCGCTGTTCATGTTTTGGGGCGGCGAAAAACTGGAAAAAATATTTGGTGAAAAAAACGCGGCAAAAACACCGAAATTGCAAATTGCCGGCGCCGGTGCGCTGGTGGCTGCCGCCGTCGCTTTGATCGCTATTGGACAACCGACGCTGGAAGACCGATGGGAATGGATCGCCGATCAAAAATTGCCGCTGCTGGAAGAACGGCAGGTGCAAATTCATCCCGGCGAACTGGCCGATCTCATGAAAAATGACCGGATTAATCTGGTGATGCTCGACCTGCGCGACGAAGCCGATTTCAACCTGTTTCACCTCAAAGATGTGAAATCGGTGAAAACGGAGCAACTGGCCTCGCTGGCGAAGGCGTTTAAAAATGAACCCGGAAACACTGTTTTTGTGCTGATGAGCAACGATGAACAGCGCGCAACAGAGGGCTGGAAAATTCTGGCCGTCAAAGGTATTCCGAATATTTATTTGCTGGAAGGCGGCATCAACAATTGGTTGAATGTTTACGAACACGACGGGCACGAAAAATGTCCGCCGAATGTCGCAACTGCAGATGATGCGCTGCAACATGTTTTTGCGGCTGCGATCGGCGACCGCTATTTGTCTGCCGAGGCGGAAACCGGTTCACACGAATCGCATGTTGAGTTTACCGCCAAAGTGAAATTGGAAACCAAACGCAAATCCAAACAGGGCGGCTGCGGTTGA
- a CDS encoding YeeE/YedE family protein, whose amino-acid sequence MKTSAKPYLNPYFAGVLLGIVLFLAFLVTGNGLGASGGLNRMIVYVEDIFVPEHIDQTPYLLSMAGGEKNPLDHWIVFLTVGAILGGFVSGLINKRTRFETGKGPNISDKQRWVMAFIGGGLMGYGARFARGCTSGQALSGGAVLSVGSWAFMFAVFAGGYLLAYFFRKAWN is encoded by the coding sequence ATGAAAACTTCAGCAAAACCGTATTTGAATCCCTATTTCGCGGGCGTGTTGCTCGGCATCGTGCTGTTTCTGGCATTTCTGGTCACCGGAAACGGGCTGGGCGCATCGGGCGGTCTGAACCGGATGATCGTTTATGTGGAAGATATTTTTGTGCCGGAGCACATCGACCAAACGCCATATCTGCTCAGCATGGCCGGCGGCGAGAAAAACCCGCTCGATCACTGGATTGTTTTTCTCACCGTTGGCGCAATTTTGGGCGGTTTCGTTTCCGGATTGATCAACAAACGCACCCGTTTTGAAACCGGAAAAGGTCCGAATATTTCGGATAAACAGCGCTGGGTGATGGCATTTATCGGCGGCGGATTGATGGGTTACGGCGCCCGTTTTGCCCGCGGCTGCACATCCGGTCAGGCGCTTTCCGGCGGTGCGGTGCTTTCGGTTGGCAGTTGGGCGTTCATGTTTGCCGTTTTTGCCGGCGGGTATTTGCTGGCTTATTTTTTCAGGAAAGCCTGGAATTAA
- a CDS encoding cytochrome b/b6 domain-containing protein: MKNHQKFAGKLFILSIAALLLTGFSGMFAQPMLHPKIKLLDENGVSVLSSGGAMSTLKSCSGCHDAGFIETHSFHSNLGLDALTKPGQIAGGREWDFSDGAFGKWNAIAYRYLSPSGDAQIDMGTADWVRYFGARHVGGGPAKLSRSGEPLTELVIVANDPETHIVDPETGALQPWDWQKSGVVEMNCFLCHTENPNNAARVAELQSGNFRWANTATLLGTGIVQKSGDTWRWNAAAFDADGFLTAGLSQMQSPTDANCGLCHGQVHADIQSPLTTAGAQPEQWSTQTTGQIFSPQRMFESGVNLSGKKDLSRPWDVHAERLVACVDCHYSINNPVYYQESATTRPAHLKFDSRRMAIKEYLYRPSHQFAKGETVQETGSAGMRRCESCHNSSATHDWLPYKERHLDAISCESCHIPKLFAPAGRAYDWTVLTSSGKPRIEYRGIDGQPGSVNTLITGYEPVLLPRRDVDDNLRLSPHNLITFWYWVQGDPERPVRLDDLKTAFFSGDKYHPEILSALDENRDGNLGEAELVLNTPQKIAAIQNRLTAAGVENPRIRGDVEPFGIHHNVANFEWVTRECTACHSSESRLYQPMLLSAHSPDGVTPQFVNATNLAIGGKILNDTNGQLIYRPQPRNGGLFVLGHDVVSWSNYAGMIAFVLVLLGIAVHGGSRVIAAKRHPNHVAATKKVYIYHAYERFWHWLQAIAIIVLILTGLVIHSPDTYHLFDFALVVQVHNIVGFILLANAFLAAFYHIAGGEIRQYLPEPRGFFSQAIAQTYYYMYGIFKNAPHPFEKTERNKLNPLQRITYLIILNILLPLQIVSGILIWGAQRWPEISASLGGLGFLVPLHSFAAWLFAAFLIMHIYLTTTGHTPLSNIRAMVVGWEDVEIQKNEEVK; the protein is encoded by the coding sequence ATGAAAAATCACCAAAAATTTGCTGGCAAATTATTCATTTTATCAATAGCGGCGCTGCTGCTGACCGGTTTTTCCGGCATGTTTGCACAACCGATGCTCCACCCGAAAATTAAACTGCTGGATGAAAACGGTGTTTCCGTACTGAGCTCCGGTGGCGCGATGTCCACGTTAAAATCCTGCAGTGGTTGTCACGATGCCGGGTTTATCGAAACCCACAGTTTTCACAGCAATTTGGGGTTGGACGCGCTCACCAAACCCGGGCAAATTGCCGGCGGTCGCGAATGGGATTTCAGCGATGGTGCGTTTGGCAAATGGAATGCGATTGCTTATCGCTATCTGTCGCCATCCGGCGATGCGCAAATTGATATGGGCACTGCCGATTGGGTGCGCTATTTCGGCGCCCGTCATGTTGGCGGCGGACCGGCAAAACTGAGCCGCAGCGGAGAACCGCTCACCGAACTAGTGATCGTCGCGAACGATCCCGAAACCCATATTGTTGACCCCGAAACCGGCGCGTTACAGCCGTGGGACTGGCAAAAATCCGGCGTTGTGGAAATGAACTGTTTTTTGTGCCACACCGAAAATCCCAACAATGCGGCGCGGGTTGCCGAGCTGCAATCCGGAAATTTCCGGTGGGCGAATACGGCAACGTTGCTGGGTACCGGCATCGTCCAAAAATCGGGCGACACATGGCGCTGGAACGCCGCCGCGTTTGACGCAGATGGTTTTCTGACCGCCGGACTCAGCCAGATGCAATCGCCAACAGATGCCAACTGCGGGTTGTGCCACGGGCAGGTTCACGCGGATATTCAGTCACCGTTGACCACTGCCGGCGCACAGCCGGAACAGTGGAGCACCCAAACAACCGGACAAATTTTTTCGCCGCAGCGCATGTTCGAAAGCGGCGTCAACCTCTCCGGAAAAAAAGATTTATCGCGTCCGTGGGATGTTCACGCGGAGCGATTGGTTGCCTGTGTGGACTGCCATTATTCGATCAACAATCCGGTGTATTATCAGGAATCGGCGACAACCCGCCCGGCGCATCTCAAATTCGATTCCCGGCGAATGGCGATCAAAGAATACCTCTATCGCCCCAGCCACCAATTTGCCAAAGGCGAAACCGTGCAGGAAACCGGCAGCGCGGGAATGCGCCGTTGCGAATCCTGCCACAACAGCAGTGCAACTCACGATTGGCTGCCCTATAAAGAGCGTCATCTGGACGCCATCAGCTGCGAATCCTGCCATATTCCCAAATTGTTTGCGCCTGCCGGCCGCGCGTATGACTGGACGGTGCTCACATCTTCCGGCAAGCCGCGCATCGAATATCGCGGCATCGACGGGCAGCCAGGCAGCGTTAACACGCTGATTACCGGATACGAGCCGGTGCTGCTCCCCCGCCGGGACGTGGACGACAACTTGCGGCTTTCTCCGCATAATTTGATCACATTTTGGTATTGGGTGCAGGGCGATCCCGAACGTCCGGTGCGGCTGGACGATCTGAAAACTGCATTTTTTTCCGGCGATAAATATCACCCGGAAATTCTTTCCGCGCTGGATGAAAACAGAGACGGCAATCTTGGCGAAGCTGAATTGGTGCTGAACACTCCCCAAAAAATTGCGGCAATTCAAAACCGGTTGACGGCGGCAGGTGTGGAAAATCCCCGTATTCGCGGCGATGTTGAGCCGTTTGGCATTCACCACAACGTTGCGAATTTCGAGTGGGTCACCCGCGAATGCACCGCCTGCCACAGCAGCGAATCGCGGTTGTATCAGCCGATGTTGCTTTCGGCACATTCGCCGGACGGCGTAACGCCGCAATTTGTCAACGCCACAAATCTGGCAATCGGCGGAAAAATTCTGAACGACACCAACGGTCAGTTGATCTATCGTCCGCAACCGCGAAACGGCGGTTTGTTTGTGCTCGGTCACGATGTGGTCAGTTGGTCAAATTACGCCGGAATGATCGCTTTTGTGCTGGTTTTGCTGGGCATTGCGGTTCACGGCGGCTCGCGTGTTATCGCTGCAAAACGCCATCCCAACCACGTCGCTGCAACAAAAAAAGTTTACATTTACCATGCGTACGAGCGCTTTTGGCACTGGCTGCAGGCGATTGCGATTATCGTGCTCATCCTCACCGGGCTGGTGATTCATTCGCCGGATACGTATCATTTGTTCGATTTTGCGCTGGTTGTGCAAGTGCATAATATTGTTGGATTTATCTTGCTGGCGAACGCGTTTTTGGCGGCGTTTTACCACATCGCCGGCGGCGAAATCCGGCAATATCTGCCGGAACCGCGGGGCTTTTTCAGCCAGGCGATTGCGCAAACCTATTATTATATGTATGGCATTTTCAAAAATGCGCCGCACCCGTTCGAAAAAACCGAGCGCAACAAACTCAACCCGTTGCAGCGGATCACCTATCTCATCATTTTGAATATTTTGCTGCCGTTGCAAATCGTCAGCGGAATTTTGATTTGGGGTGCGCAACGCTGGCCGGAAATTTCCGCCAGTTTGGGCGGGCTCGGTTTTCTGGTGCCGTTGCACTCCTTTGCAGCGTGGCTGTTTGCCGCATTTTTGATCATGCATATTTATTTGACAACCACCGGTCACACGCCGTTGTCCAACATTCGCGCGATGGTTGTGGGTTGGGAAGATGTTGAAATTCAAAAAAATGAAGAGGTAAAATAG
- a CDS encoding tetrathionate reductase family octaheme c-type cytochrome, producing the protein MRNVKHNGVIIFVSVLAALVLPLIYFLQQSEPQRDDPWAFVPEKLPHTDHANLMKGPFEDGPSVTKACLECHKDAGAQMMHNAHWTWETPETLISGRSEPVKLGKKNAMNNFCIGIQSNWPPCTACHAGYGWKDETFDFTRQENMDCLVCHDNSGEYVKANGGFPAEGVDLLAVAKSVGNPKRSNCGGCHFRGGGGNAVKHGDLDESLYFPQERVDVHMGKFDFVCTDCHQSENHNMKGRAFSVSFDNENQVYCTNCHSETLHSDDRINAHIANVACQSCHIPAAAVKEATKMHWDWSAAGQDLPEDPHTYLKIKGKFEYEKEIIPEYFWYNGVADHYILGDKIDPAKTTFINYPKGNLKDPKAKIWPFKVHRAKQIYDTEYNHLIQPKTFGEGGYWKDFDWDKAARLGSEVVGLPYSGRYGFTETEMFWPITHMVAPKENALQCVDCHGDAPRARMDWHALGYDGDPMYHGGRRLNVENAAAAAVSGGK; encoded by the coding sequence ATGCGAAACGTAAAACATAATGGGGTTATCATATTTGTGTCCGTATTGGCGGCGTTGGTTCTCCCGCTGATATATTTTTTGCAGCAATCGGAACCGCAGCGCGATGATCCGTGGGCATTTGTCCCGGAAAAACTGCCGCACACCGATCACGCCAATTTGATGAAAGGGCCGTTTGAGGATGGTCCGTCGGTCACCAAAGCGTGTCTGGAATGCCACAAAGATGCCGGAGCGCAAATGATGCACAACGCGCACTGGACGTGGGAAACGCCGGAAACGCTGATTTCCGGTCGCAGCGAACCGGTCAAATTGGGGAAAAAGAATGCGATGAACAATTTTTGCATCGGCATTCAATCCAACTGGCCACCCTGCACGGCGTGCCACGCCGGATACGGCTGGAAAGATGAAACCTTCGATTTCACCCGGCAGGAAAATATGGATTGTTTGGTTTGCCACGATAATTCCGGCGAATACGTAAAAGCCAACGGCGGTTTTCCGGCGGAAGGAGTGGATTTGCTGGCGGTTGCGAAAAGCGTTGGCAACCCGAAACGCTCCAACTGCGGCGGCTGCCATTTTCGCGGCGGCGGCGGCAACGCGGTAAAACACGGCGATCTCGACGAAAGCCTCTATTTTCCGCAGGAACGGGTGGATGTGCACATGGGCAAATTCGATTTTGTTTGCACCGATTGCCATCAATCCGAAAACCACAACATGAAAGGGCGGGCGTTTTCCGTCAGTTTTGATAACGAAAATCAGGTCTATTGCACCAACTGTCATTCCGAAACGCTGCACAGCGACGACCGGATCAACGCTCACATCGCCAACGTTGCCTGCCAATCCTGCCACATTCCGGCTGCGGCGGTAAAAGAGGCGACCAAAATGCACTGGGACTGGTCTGCCGCCGGACAGGATTTGCCGGAAGATCCGCACACCTATCTCAAAATCAAAGGCAAGTTCGAATACGAAAAAGAGATTATCCCCGAATATTTTTGGTACAACGGCGTGGCGGATCACTACATTTTGGGCGACAAAATTGATCCGGCGAAAACCACGTTTATCAACTATCCGAAAGGGAATCTGAAAGATCCCAAAGCCAAAATTTGGCCCTTCAAAGTGCATCGCGCCAAACAAATTTATGATACCGAATACAATCATCTCATCCAGCCGAAAACCTTTGGCGAGGGCGGTTACTGGAAAGATTTCGATTGGGACAAAGCCGCACGTTTGGGCTCGGAAGTCGTCGGGTTGCCATACAGCGGGCGATACGGTTTCACCGAAACGGAGATGTTTTGGCCGATCACCCACATGGTTGCGCCAAAAGAAAACGCGCTGCAATGTGTGGATTGCCACGGCGATGCACCGCGCGCACGAATGGACTGGCACGCGTTGGGCTACGACGGCGATCCGATGTATCACGGCGGACGCCGCCTGAATGTTGAAAACGCCGCAGCTGCAGCCGTTTCGGGAGGTAAATAA
- a CDS encoding PD40 domain-containing protein, with protein sequence MKPIVLFFGAALLFFGGSGAAQNYPVLFTKQVNGTDNIFMITESGERQITDHSRKDSSPLISPDGKMLVFTSERVGWWKIWTMDVAQQSFTQLTNSGNAEYAPCWSPDGQQIAFVSTRDGNAEIYVMAKNGKNLRNISNNPTDDAFPFWGDDGMIYFSSEIDGVFQIVRMKPDGSAKEILAKSNENKLMPQLSPDRKSLLYYSDATGNNDIFTVNTDGSARRQLTKNPLGDIRPRWSPDGKTIVFERGDKRRNQHIFIMDANGENQKQLTFSDYNYAPSFVENCAVLCQK encoded by the coding sequence ATGAAACCAATTGTCTTGTTTTTTGGCGCAGCTTTGCTGTTTTTCGGTGGCTCCGGTGCCGCGCAAAATTATCCGGTTCTGTTCACCAAACAGGTCAACGGGACAGATAACATTTTCATGATTACCGAAAGCGGCGAGCGGCAAATCACCGATCATTCCCGGAAAGACAGCAGTCCGTTGATCTCGCCGGATGGAAAAATGCTGGTTTTTACATCCGAGCGCGTTGGTTGGTGGAAAATCTGGACGATGGATGTGGCGCAGCAATCTTTCACTCAATTGACAAATTCCGGCAATGCGGAATACGCGCCGTGCTGGTCGCCGGATGGACAGCAAATTGCCTTTGTTTCCACGCGGGACGGCAACGCGGAAATTTATGTGATGGCAAAAAATGGCAAAAATCTCCGGAATATTTCCAACAATCCAACCGACGACGCCTTTCCGTTTTGGGGCGATGACGGGATGATTTATTTCTCATCCGAGATAGACGGCGTGTTTCAAATTGTGCGGATGAAACCGGACGGATCGGCAAAAGAAATTCTCGCTAAAAGCAATGAAAACAAACTGATGCCGCAACTCTCACCGGACCGGAAATCGCTGCTGTATTATTCGGATGCGACCGGAAACAACGACATTTTTACGGTAAACACGGATGGTTCAGCACGGCGGCAATTGACGAAAAATCCGCTGGGCGATATCCGTCCGCGCTGGTCGCCGGATGGCAAAACCATTGTGTTCGAGCGCGGCGATAAACGGCGGAATCAGCACATTTTCATCATGGATGCCAACGGCGAAAATCAGAAACAGCTCACGTTTTCTGATTACAATTACGCGCCATCGTTTGTTGAGAATTGTGCGGTGCTTTGCCAAAAATAG